The region CAAAAAGAACGGTCTACACCATCTAAATTCCCAAGTCATCCTCCCCTAATCACAACTCCCAACCTCGTCTACATTATCTAATAACATTAGTTATTTTCTTGACAACAAGTACTAACTAGTTCATTATACTTAAATAAATAAGTTTGATTACATAAATTAATAAGTGTTGTAATATTTCTTTGAAAAATATTCTAAAACCAATGACCTATGAAATATTCCCCTAGTTTTaaattatatcacatttttaCTATATGATATAAGTTTTAcaaaatatataaataatatttagatttttgtgttatttacaatttaaataaataatatttgtATATTTTTATTACGAGCATACTTTTATTAGAACATGGGCTTCAAATTACTCAAGACGTCAAATTATTCAAGAGGGCCCTGCTTGCTGCAGTGTTGAATATGATTGATTAAAAAAGAGTTTTGATTTCAACTTTCAAAACAAACTCATCTTGTCATGCGGTGCAGTGATTGAAAAACAACACTAACTTTCAATTGTACATAATCTTCATTTGAGAAACAAATGGGGGCCGGTGTGAAGAAAGAATTGAGGTGATTGGTTAATTTGAATTTTACAATAATTCACCATTGCAATCACATACTCAAAATTTGTTGTATCATTGTTAGTTTCATTTCTGAGTATTGTGCTTATTTTTTGAGAATTCTTTCCATACATCAGAAGACAGGTTCCTAACAATGACTCTCAATAGAAGAGCCATTATTTAACAAGGCTTTAATGAACATAAATTATAGAAACTACTACTGAAATGAATTTTCAAGAGAAGCAAGTGATGAATCTTCCTTGAGTTCAATAGCACCAACTAGAGAGGTTCTTGAGCCATTCAAAAACTGCTTATACCAttttgcagagagctttgggtATCTTCTCAACTCTGGATCATTCCTATCAACAGAGTATAGTCCAAAGCCCGATTTATATCCATCCAACAACTCGAATGCATCCATGAAAGACCATACAAAATACCCCTTTACATTTGATCCATTTCTGAAGGGAAAAAAGACACAAATGATCAAACAATGTATAGTGTTTATTTCTGTTTTGAACATGGTTTTCATTTACCGCATATTTTTCAAAAGATAATAAAATGGAGTAGTAATCACATACCTCAACGAATCAAGCGTGCTACCAATGTATGCTTGCAAGTATTCCACCCTTGATATATCGTGGAGTGATGCATTGCTTGGTGCCCGTTGGCCTAAAAAGACAAGCATTATGAATGGAAAACACTTGAAAATCATCCTATGCAACAACATAGTGATAAAGTTATTTGGCTGTCTGTAAAGAAAAACCTTTGCGCTGAAATTCATTATTCAATATCAATCCAGATCCAAAGACGATTTCCTAAAAGAGACTCATTGCAATTGAATGAGGGGTAAACATACCATTTTCATGAATGAACATAGGTGGATTGCCATAAAGGGTCTTGAATGTTTCCAGCACTTCTTGTAAAGCCCACGGTGCCATAGGGTACTGAGTCAAGTCAAGCAAGATAGTTGTATAGCAAATTAATCTACTTATTGAACCAATTATTAATTAAGATGATAATCATAATTAGTTTTCAGCCGTTACCTCTGTGTCTCCAAGTATATCCTCTACCGCTgcaaaaccatgaaaaacaagGGAATGATTCAGATGCCAAATGACGTTAGAGTTCAACAAGTTGAAAACATCAGAGTCATAACAAAAAAGATGGAGTGAATACAATTAGTACAGCAAGCTTATATGGCTTTAATCTTTAAAATCCACTGCGCTTAAACATAAGTACAACACATACCGAGTAGTCTTGCACCCGAGTCTGCATTGAAATCTCTTAGTGTTGTGTTCAGGGCATCAGAATTGTCTGTTACATTAAATTTGCTGTAGTGAATTATGCCAATAAAGTCATAGGAACCCTTAACTTGTTCAGATTCACGAACTGTGAATGCCGGTATTCTTGAGCCTGCATTTTCCTTCATCAAATTGGGATAGTCTCCGTGCAACAAGGGTTCCATAAACCTGTGATAAAATAGGCTTATAAGACTTAAATGTTTAAAGTTAGAATAGAAAATGGTACAACCAGTTTTAGTGTTAGTAACTCACCAACCAAACAAAAAAGTACGGATTCGTTCACATGCTGCCCTGTCTTTCTCTGTATTTGTCTGAGGAACTGTCCCAAATGTGTAGAGAGAGATACCAACAAATCCATGTTGTTGCTCCTGCAATGTAATTAGTCTCTATGGAATCATGAAAATTACTTGCCAACAAAGCTTCTGTAGGTCGGTAAATATTACAAAAGATTAGGTGATATACCCTGTACTTTCTTCTATACAATCTCACAGCAGAAGAATGAGCTAACAACATATGATGTGCAGCCAGGTACGGTTCAATTGTTGAGTTTCCCTTAGAGCTCGTTATAATACAAAATGGAGGAGAACATCGTTGAGGTGGGCTAATTCCCTGCTTTGACTTTGCTTTCGCAACTAACGTAAACATATATTGACACTCGAATTCTAAAATAAATTAACTTATACTTCTCACAACCTCAAAGTAAATAGCTTAGTAAGGGTTTGTCACGAGAAGGATTCTCATTATCCCATGTCCTTAGGGTATACTCACTCATGTTGAGATGAACAACAACTATGAACATGTTTAAGAAAATTGCATGAAAAATAAGTAAacggaaaataaataaagcaaaTACAAATTTAAGGTGATGATGAAGGCAAGATTACAATATTAGAAGTGCATAAATTACAAAAGAATATTCAGAACTTAAgttaaaacaaagaaaaataacaaTTGTTTGGAGTAGTGATAGTGAAAGATGGTGGATCTTCCTAAGTCTCACCCTTATGTGTCTCCCCTTTTTGCGTGATGCCTAAGCTTCCATTTATACTAATCCAAGTCATAAGTTTCCCATTATTTGCACTAATTTTAAGTAAAATTGTCACTTATCACTAATCATAAGAGAAATGGAAGTTACAGATGCCAAAAGGTCACAAACTTAGCTAGGAAGTCAAGAATTCATAATTGTCTGGGGTGTTGATACGGGTCTTGTCAAGGAACACAGGTTGGCCGTGCCAGTCTCTAGATGCTTGTATAGAGGGGCTTCAAAGGGGCCAACATGGAACATGTTATGGGACACGACCATGCCGTGTTGGTCTCAGGAAATTTTTATCAAAAATGCGCCTTTTGTGCGATCTTTGGCCTTTTTCGTCATGATTCGTTCCATTGACCTCTTATTACCTCAAAACACAAAAGGGGAGCAAAAAGCATAAAATCAAAAAGGAATGATGAAAACACACATAAAATCGAAAGTAAAACAAGATAAAAATATGATACAtttacccccccccccccgtCAATATGTAAGGGACCACACGAAAAAATTAGGTATGTTCTAAGCATAATTTACTTTCACACTATTGTTCACTAGAAAATTACTTACATTGAAGGTTAGCCTCTCACCGACGCGCCGGAAGCTTGCTCCACTGCATCAAGACATCATCCTAAATTTTTAATTCCATAATGTAACAGTGTCGTTCATTGTGGAAATGGACTTTTAATTCTTACGAAATCCACGACCATATCTCTGATTCAAAAATCACTAACTACTACAACGAGCTTGCTCGAAGAAGAAGATGACAATCGATTTGATCACCAGAAACACAACAAATTTCTCAGCCTCAACATCTTTCTCTTTCTTCTCCGTTGATTCAATAGATGGAGGTTCATCCATTAAGAAAGAACCTTCACTGCGAAACTCACCAGTGGCTAATAAAAGGCAGAAGATGACAAATTTACCCCAGGGTTTCGAGATAACGAGACACTAGATGGAACTTCTCATGCGACACTTTCGCTGGTAGTAACCGCCACTATAGTGAATCGTTAAGTATTAGGAATCCTCATTGATGACAAAGCAATCTAATGTGCATTGAAATCTTTAAAAGATTAGGGTTACATGATCGAGATCTGAAGGCGTGAGTTTGTTAGCGTTCAATGATTCATCCACTCTTCCATGTGGAATGATCGAGGTGTCGGTCTCTTTCAGGGAAAGGTAAGACAAAAGGATAATGGGTGTGCATTTTCTCGTGATCCCCTATGATAACATATAAAACGATATCCTTAGGAGGTTATTCTTCGTAACATTGGACTTGGTGGCCTCCCCAATCCATTTGAAGGCGAAATATCACAATCATACAAGAAAACTAGTTGTTATTTTGGCCAATCTGCACAGGGCCTGCATTATACACAAGGCCCTACTGAAtaacctgtaagaccccaattttgaccctaagatccctcatgttatcaCATCATGTGCATTGgttttgggatcacaccttggcatcctccttaccccttattcattggatttgcattggaagagttcaccaagcacatttgattgtatcatactttatttttcattatttactaaccaaaatgccaaaaatatgtctatatatagctttgtttcttttgtaggtagtgtgtgcatccaccaatgcctcatcaagctcacaattagggtttgagaccctcagtgcaaggagattAATCAAGAGATGATTCACATTGTTTCTATAAATCATTTATGGATCCCCAcgatcttcatttatcatttggtcaagaaatcatcaagaatttgatgcttgtttgccttggaagtctgaattcatctgggtatcttgtgtgacttcctcaacaagtttcttcaacaattgatcaaatatatcaatgtatacttcattatacatcatcttatgcatatatgatcctccatgagctTTAAACATCAAGATAACTTCAAatttgcaagttggttcaaagaggttgaccagagaaagtcaactagtcaaaactggggttccctagaccctatctcctacaatttttgtcatattaaaattaTTACAAGCTCAAATTTACTCCctattacattccaaacaactttcatgttgaggtcaagagctagttttgcttggaaagtcattttttatggtgaaagattataggtcattttgtttgtgccctagttaggatgtcaacttccaaggaccataacttgctcaaattttatgaTATTAAGTCCATACAAgtttaatgatcaatttaaatgtgtactatccaacttttattctttaagaaacttcaaattcaaattgcaagggcatgtgccaagaggaaacattataggtcattttgggtcattaccattgtacaagcaattttcctcaacttctaaaatgcataactcctacatgccaaatacaaatgaggtcaaatgtgtgaCCAAGTTGAATATGattgaaatatctacaactttgatgaagaaactgtttccatttgaagctcatagcaaaagttattcaaggtggaagaagtgcATTTGACTTGGCACTTAGAAgattttcaattatgtttgatttcccaaacttccaccttaaaattcatcatgattcaaacttcaaatgtaaaagtgttcaacataaaagttgttccccttgatcgcacctttccaaaaagtccaagatcacttcatttggacaaggttTAAATGGCTTGCACATGGatactcttcatggttccatttggatgaatctcatgatcacttctcaatttcaaatgcatggcttcatgttacaCTTTCAGCATCACTCATGACCATTTTTTGACCTTTTGACATAATTTTATGGGgctatcacacgcccatgcaagcatacacacttgaattgctatttttgacatttgaatggaagtgtgtgaaaatcaatcaccaagcctataaatacattgcctcatgctcagaattgggggcaccttgcccaagctttgctcctACAACCTTCCCACCACCATTAGAGtataatcttgaaggttttcaattgaaaatcgagtttcaatttcgcttctgttttgaagttgaaactccaagaatccaagtcATTTGAGCTCTCAATTCACCTCCTGCAATCAAGTGGAAGTAAGCCCAAGCTAATTGAgatccagatcgagcttcatcactgcaaacagaaggtgaaatttgtcaaactttctctcttcgattctctctcaattcttcaccattctctttgttttttggttggctgaagtcctaccaatataggcaacaagattgagttgctttgaggtcaaatcaaaaCAACTCAtatcatgaacctcaaatttcaaatccatgtatctttcaatatacttggaattggaagaaatggaggtcagattcgtgctcctgagcatttttactttaaaatcatgtccttacTTTTTGTTTTGGTGGTGGTTTATGGTGGatcagtccggtgaggtccaccggagaagatgatcggagctagggctccggtggtgtgctggcattgcccagaccatctgatcatgaatcttgttggtgtaagccctagaggccaatacttttggtacttgtgtcgaattatttattaataataagaggctttttctttattatatttgtttaataaagtccctagaatagctagtctgtttaatgtatcaagtgtgacttaatcttgagatcccattaaacataaggacattattcttaaagtatctgtagtcgagctttattgtaaagtgggataacattaaagcattaagactattatgtatatagactgatgatcacatctcatggatcatggataaggagttatcaagtcttaaacataggtataaatattaagagtaatatttatactggattgacccgctatgagaatactgtatagaatgttatgcaaagtgtcataagttattctcatggtgataatggtgtataccacccttcgacctgaaaccactatggaccctagatgtagagtcgaatgccttattgctgatcaaacattgtccgtaactggatgaacataaagacagttgatgggtactccacgaagcatgctaagggacatgagtgacctagatggaatttccccatcctgcataacaggatagatgtctacgggcccaatattgaactggacaaggatgacacggtctatgccttgtgttcaatatagacataagggcaaaagggtaattatacacataactattatcacaaaaggatttgtcatatcacatgacatttttgtgtcttgggtagcagtgatgtgttgctagatactgctcactgtttattatgttaaatacgtgatttaatataattgctaatgtcgcaaaaacctacaaggtcacatacaaaaggacggattgatcTTGCATTGagtttgtcagcatgcatgtgtgaactggccccatggatccaatctcccaagaatcgCTCCTCTTCCGatacgaagctgacaacctaaaaaggcagtgctcattcgaACAATAAAGTTTGTACCTCAATACATTAGTTCtatcaactctgaaatcagctgatagttgcatgtgaaattttttgatgGCTTTTACACAATCCTCTTTTGTGCaaaatgtgtctccttgtttcaaagatccttgcatttgcacataaggattgtaccctatatctgatgaaggttcatcggaacccaaattcaacattgtcatgtgttgaggtggacaatatagatgactagctggtaatggctcctcttcctcatcagcattcaccattgaatcaaccaagatCTCGGCttcttcctcttcgtcatctgcaacattcacctcagcttgtttcgtcatcagtttcacaaaacacttgtgactgatcaatgaactgagactcttgttgttgttgtggtaatatatacaactctatatcgttgtaccCTAATTGTTCGTAACTAAgaaacatatgttgaacatcttcgtcatctcgaatcttcttttgataaaacttcacctggttctctacaaaccaaaccagatttttatagatgatttggccaACGGGACtacactgcaatttcttttctattctttgtttcagatgtgaaaaatttgatcgtcgatttattgtaaaccgagttacctctgtgttgcgaaaacaaaaaccaaatagttgatgctcaaatatttcaccttcgatatgggcattgatcatgtaatgttgtgaGGAAGACATTTTTTTAATTCTAACTTTCTTTTCTATATTGGAATTAAATGCATTGATATGTTATTTAGATGAACTTAAATAGCGTAAATGTTGAATGCGTTGATCATTATATTCATCTGCACAGACTTGAccatgtgtaacaccccgataaaataagataattatttaatttaagttaataatatatttattaatttaattaaataattggaatattattattggaattattattattggaataataagttggaatatatataaagagttccagttggtaaagaaagttttttcacgtgaaaagggaaaagcgacagaaagtggagaaagggcaaagaggaagagcaggagaagaaggttgaagaaggaagagcttgaagctaaaggatttgccggattaactcaggtaaggggggtttatcgtcgtttaatgggtattatgagttaacatgtaatgggtagtaataagccgttgaattgaccctaattgggatgatgagtgctgagaaattgtgatgaataagttatgttaaagctgtaattgaatctatatttgggtgagttgtgattttccgaacgtgtagctttttacggaattggaatcggaggtccggaagtcctccaacggcggaaaatgcggagaattctgcattctgcttcgtgttagcgcaggaacagctttctgtcttgcgttaaccggttaacccagggtgttaaccggttaacactgttatgaattgagaaatattgctgtctgtcttgcgttaaccggttaacccagggtgttaaccggttaacactgttaaaatgtgtCAGGAAGCatgttctgtgttgcgttaaccggttaacccagggcgttaaccggttaacactgttggaaaagtggaaatttgatatttaaatattgtgaacatatttgatgattggcctatattggtgtatgatatagtagggatcatttcccgttgttttgagcagtataggtattagtagagtgtgctaatactgtgatttattatttgac is a window of Lathyrus oleraceus cultivar Zhongwan6 chromosome 6, CAAS_Psat_ZW6_1.0, whole genome shotgun sequence DNA encoding:
- the LOC127092222 gene encoding hydroxyisourate hydrolase isoform X1, whose protein sequence is MQYTFEALIKLRTQILVLLIIMKPETCFVLSLLLSILCLAVGVHVRVGDDYSRSDFPVDFVFGSGTSAYQVEGAANEDGRTPSIWDTFAYAGFARGGNGDVACDTYHKYKEDAKLMVETGLDAYRFSISWSRLIPNGTGPVNPKGLQYYNNLINELISNGIQPHVTLHNFDLPQALEDDYEGWLSRDVIKDFTNYADVCFREFGDRVKYWATVNEPNIFATGSYDQGISPPQRCSPPFCIITSSKGNSTIEPYLAAHHMLLAHSSAVRLYRRKYREQQHGFVGISLYTFGTVPQTNTEKDRAACERIRTFLFGWFMEPLLHGDYPNLMKENAGSRIPAFTVRESEQVKGSYDFIGIIHYSKFNVTDNSDALNTTLRDFNADSGARLLAVEDILGDTEYPMAPWALQEVLETFKTLYGNPPMFIHENGQRAPSNASLHDISRVEYLQAYIGSTLDSLRNGSNVKGYFVWSFMDAFELLDGYKSGFGLYSVDRNDPELRRYPKLSAKWYKQFLNGSRTSLVGAIELKEDSSLASLENSFQ